One Gordonia mangrovi genomic region harbors:
- a CDS encoding DUF2784 domain-containing protein, which translates to MYQVLVVVLAVAHLVFLAYLVVGGVIALRFPRTIWLHLLTVTWAVIMIVGVVECPLTWLERWARAAGDMAPLRAEGFIAQYVTGVIYPTGAVGVVQGAVFAVILGSWLQFGWLARRRRILRET; encoded by the coding sequence ATGTACCAGGTGCTGGTCGTGGTGCTCGCCGTCGCGCACCTGGTTTTTCTCGCCTACCTGGTCGTCGGCGGTGTGATCGCGTTGCGGTTCCCGCGCACCATCTGGCTCCATCTACTCACGGTCACGTGGGCGGTCATCATGATCGTCGGGGTGGTTGAGTGTCCCCTGACGTGGCTCGAGCGGTGGGCGCGTGCCGCCGGGGACATGGCGCCGCTGCGTGCCGAAGGATTCATCGCGCAGTACGTCACCGGGGTCATCTATCCGACCGGCGCGGTGGGCGTCGTCCAGGGCGCCGTCTTCGCGGTCATTCTGGGGTCCTGGTTGCAGTTCGGATGGCTGGCGAGGCGCCGCCGAATACTGCGGGAGACCTGA
- a CDS encoding three-helix bundle dimerization domain-containing protein: MEDVDSPVTDVDGPIEDADERRQIGEVQERLIAAYADQPTQTVADAVEAAYRHFDGIRVRDFVPLLVERRANAALSGNGSGAMADSHLAPPHHDE, from the coding sequence GTGGAGGACGTAGATAGTCCCGTCACGGACGTAGATGGACCCATCGAGGACGCGGACGAACGACGGCAGATCGGCGAGGTTCAAGAGCGTTTGATCGCCGCCTACGCAGATCAACCGACCCAGACGGTGGCGGACGCAGTCGAGGCCGCCTACCGACACTTCGACGGCATCCGCGTCCGGGACTTTGTTCCGCTGCTGGTCGAGCGCAGGGCGAACGCGGCCCTCAGCGGGAACGGATCCGGCGCTATGGCCGACTCCCACCTCGCACCGCCGCATCACGACGAGTGA
- the ppk2 gene encoding polyphosphate kinase 2, producing MGKKSKKKHGGGSAGHDARSTHASRTNADESPPLMKNKEYRKELKGIHAELVAMQEWVRSTGAKICIVFEGRDTAGKGGVIKALTERVSPRVFRVVALPTPTEREKSQMYMQRYVPHLPAAGEVVIFDRSWYNRAGVERVMGFCTEEQSQQFLSDTPDFERAMVRSGILLIKYWLEVSEDQQTLRLQSRIDDPRKYWKLSPMDLKSYTRWDDYSRARDDMFRYTDTGWAPWYVANTDDKKRGRLNILTHLLGVVPYNPMEAPDVELPKRTVGEYQGPSLPLNRVPSAF from the coding sequence ATGGGCAAGAAGTCGAAGAAGAAGCACGGCGGGGGTAGCGCCGGTCACGACGCCCGAAGCACGCACGCGTCCCGCACGAACGCGGATGAATCGCCGCCACTGATGAAGAACAAGGAGTACCGAAAGGAGCTAAAGGGGATACATGCCGAACTCGTCGCCATGCAGGAGTGGGTCCGCTCGACCGGTGCCAAGATCTGCATCGTCTTCGAGGGGCGCGACACCGCCGGCAAGGGCGGGGTCATCAAGGCGCTGACCGAGCGCGTCAGTCCGCGTGTCTTTCGGGTGGTCGCGCTGCCGACGCCAACCGAGCGGGAGAAGTCCCAGATGTACATGCAGCGCTACGTCCCGCATCTGCCGGCTGCGGGCGAGGTCGTCATCTTCGACCGCAGTTGGTACAACCGGGCGGGCGTCGAGCGGGTGATGGGTTTCTGCACCGAAGAGCAATCGCAGCAGTTCCTGTCCGATACCCCGGACTTCGAGCGGGCGATGGTCCGGTCGGGCATCCTGCTCATCAAGTACTGGCTGGAGGTCAGTGAGGATCAGCAGACGCTGCGTTTGCAGAGCCGGATCGACGACCCCCGCAAGTACTGGAAGCTCTCGCCGATGGATCTGAAGTCCTACACCCGGTGGGACGATTATTCGCGCGCCCGGGACGACATGTTCCGCTACACCGATACGGGCTGGGCGCCGTGGTACGTGGCCAACACCGACGACAAGAAACGCGGCCGGCTCAACATCCTCACCCACCTCCTCGGCGTGGTGCCGTACAACCCGATGGAGGCGCCGGACGTCGAGCTCCCGAAACGCACGGTCGGCGAATATCAGGGGCCGTCGCTTCCGTTGAACAGGGTGCCGTCGGCGTTCTGA
- a CDS encoding MFS transporter, with protein sequence MSNHAAAAAAPGTDSRRHSLDELGPRYKWIALSNTTLGMLIATINSSIVLIALPDIFKGIHLNPLEPQNTSYLLWMMMGFLVVTAVLVVSFGRLGDMFGRARMYNTGFAIFTISSIFLAITWFDGAGAAVWLIVWRIVQGVGGAFLMANSSAILTDAFPADQRGLAMGINGVAAIAGSFLGLLIGGVLAPIQWHYIFLVSVPFGLVGTVWAYLKLHDTGERRPAKMDWWGNLTFAVGLIAILIAITYGIQPYGTSNMGWGNPWVLTGLIGGSLMLAVFVFIETRVPSPLFELSLFRNRSFAFGNIANLMASIGRGGLQFILIIWLQGIWLPQHGYDYTRTPLWAAIYMVPMTIGFLLIAPVSGALSDRMGTRWFTTTGMVITAGTFAALIAMPVDFQYWAFAVVMLINGIGMGLFASPNRAEVMNSLPVTSRGSGAGMMTTFQNAAMVLSIGLFFSLMIAGLSAHLPDAMFSGLTTNGMPDGPADGIAHLPTVGILFAAFLGYNPIREVGGQALQGLPQSAVDHLTGLDFFPHLISDPFSDGLTAAFTFALICCVIGAVASLFTGSPRSATPETVGAELAAVAADAGVGTPSELIDEEHVAGTRARL encoded by the coding sequence ATGTCCAACCACGCAGCCGCTGCGGCCGCCCCGGGTACCGACTCCCGCCGGCATTCCCTCGACGAACTCGGCCCGCGCTACAAGTGGATCGCGTTGTCCAACACCACGTTGGGCATGCTCATCGCCACCATCAACAGCTCCATCGTCCTGATCGCGCTGCCCGACATCTTCAAAGGCATCCATCTCAACCCGTTGGAACCGCAGAACACCAGCTACCTGCTCTGGATGATGATGGGCTTCCTCGTGGTGACCGCGGTGCTGGTGGTCAGCTTCGGCCGCCTCGGCGACATGTTCGGTCGCGCCCGCATGTACAACACGGGCTTCGCGATCTTCACGATCTCCTCGATCTTCCTGGCCATCACCTGGTTCGACGGGGCCGGAGCCGCCGTCTGGCTGATCGTCTGGCGCATCGTCCAGGGCGTCGGCGGCGCCTTCCTGATGGCCAACTCATCGGCGATCCTCACCGACGCCTTCCCCGCCGACCAGCGAGGGCTCGCCATGGGCATCAACGGCGTCGCGGCGATCGCCGGGTCGTTCCTCGGCCTGCTGATCGGCGGCGTGCTGGCACCGATCCAATGGCACTACATCTTCCTGGTGTCGGTGCCGTTCGGTCTGGTCGGCACGGTCTGGGCGTATCTGAAACTCCATGACACCGGCGAACGCCGACCGGCGAAAATGGATTGGTGGGGCAACCTCACGTTCGCGGTCGGCCTGATTGCCATCCTCATCGCCATCACCTACGGCATCCAGCCCTACGGTACCTCCAACATGGGGTGGGGTAACCCCTGGGTTCTGACCGGACTCATCGGCGGCAGCCTCATGCTCGCGGTCTTCGTGTTCATCGAGACCAGGGTGCCCAGTCCGCTGTTCGAGTTGTCGCTGTTCCGGAATCGTTCGTTCGCGTTCGGCAACATCGCCAACCTGATGGCCTCGATCGGGCGCGGCGGTCTGCAGTTCATCCTGATCATCTGGCTGCAGGGCATCTGGTTGCCGCAGCACGGCTACGACTACACGCGTACCCCGCTGTGGGCGGCGATCTACATGGTGCCCATGACCATCGGCTTCCTGCTCATCGCACCGGTATCCGGCGCATTGTCCGACCGGATGGGCACCAGGTGGTTCACCACCACCGGCATGGTGATCACCGCCGGGACGTTCGCCGCGCTGATCGCGATGCCGGTCGACTTCCAGTACTGGGCCTTCGCCGTGGTGATGCTGATCAACGGAATCGGCATGGGGCTCTTCGCCTCCCCCAACCGGGCCGAGGTGATGAACAGCCTGCCCGTCACCTCCCGCGGCTCGGGTGCCGGGATGATGACCACATTCCAGAACGCAGCCATGGTGTTGTCGATCGGCTTGTTCTTCTCGCTGATGATCGCCGGCCTCAGTGCACATCTACCCGACGCCATGTTCAGTGGTCTCACCACCAACGGCATGCCCGACGGGCCCGCAGACGGGATCGCGCATCTGCCCACCGTCGGTATCCTGTTCGCCGCCTTCCTCGGCTACAACCCGATTCGGGAAGTCGGCGGTCAAGCGCTGCAAGGGCTTCCGCAGTCGGCGGTGGATCACCTGACCGGGCTGGACTTCTTCCCGCATCTGATCAGTGATCCGTTCTCCGACGGGCTCACCGCCGCGTTCACCTTCGCCCTCATCTGCTGTGTGATCGGCGCCGTCGCTTCGCTGTTCACTGGATCACCGAGATCGGCGACGCCGGAGACGGTGGGTGCCGAACTGGCCGCAGTCGCCGCGGACGCCGGAGTCGGGACACCCTCGGAGCTGATCGACGAGGAGCACGTGGCCGGGACCCGCGCGCGGCTCTGA
- the ehuA gene encoding ectoine/hydroxyectoine ABC transporter ATP-binding protein EhuA: MIVFDKVVKRFGDHVVLDHLDFRVERGERVALIGPSGSGKTTILRLLMTLEDANGGVIWVEGEPLTHQFKGDTLVKPSQKHLRAVRSKIGMVFQQFNLFPNMTVLENITEAPIHVLGKSKAEATERARQLLATVGLRDKENAHPTKLSGGQQQRVAIARALAMDPDILLLDEVTSALDPELVADVLGVLRRIAETTDITMLIVTHEMGFARDVADRVLVFDEGRIVEEGDPEQIFTAPRRERTRSFLKAVVEH; the protein is encoded by the coding sequence ATGATCGTCTTCGACAAGGTGGTCAAGCGTTTCGGTGATCACGTCGTGCTCGATCACCTCGACTTCCGGGTCGAGCGCGGGGAGCGGGTGGCTCTCATCGGTCCCAGCGGATCGGGCAAGACCACCATCCTGCGTCTGCTGATGACCCTCGAAGACGCCAATGGCGGTGTGATCTGGGTGGAGGGCGAACCGCTGACCCACCAGTTCAAGGGCGACACGCTGGTCAAGCCCTCGCAGAAGCATCTGCGGGCGGTGCGATCCAAGATCGGCATGGTGTTTCAGCAGTTCAACCTGTTCCCCAACATGACGGTGTTGGAGAACATCACCGAGGCGCCGATCCACGTGCTGGGCAAGAGCAAGGCCGAGGCCACCGAACGCGCCCGGCAGCTGTTGGCGACGGTCGGACTGCGGGACAAGGAGAATGCCCACCCGACCAAACTGTCCGGCGGCCAGCAGCAGCGCGTCGCGATCGCCCGGGCATTGGCGATGGATCCGGACATCCTGCTGCTCGACGAGGTCACCTCGGCGCTCGACCCGGAGCTGGTGGCCGATGTCCTCGGCGTCTTGCGACGCATCGCCGAGACCACCGACATCACCATGCTGATCGTCACCCACGAGATGGGTTTCGCGCGCGACGTCGCCGATCGGGTTCTCGTCTTCGACGAGGGCCGCATCGTCGAGGAGGGCGACCCCGAACAGATCTTCACCGCCCCACGTCGGGAACGGACCCGGTCATTCCTGAAAGCTGTTGTGGAGCACTGA
- the ehuD gene encoding ectoine/hydroxyectoine ABC transporter permease subunit EhuD: protein MNVEWSWERAWDCLPVLLEGFKITLLATVLGFLIAAVLGLAIAVVRRTGPAVISIPIRAACEFIRLTPLVVQLLFAYYLLPQFSALQIGIVVLGIHYSTYMAEVYRAGIDSVPKGQWEAAHALSLPTARTWRAVVLPQAIRNTTPALGNYAISMFKDTPFLFAITVVEMVTAAQQYGARTFQYLEPITIAGVIFLIASYPTSILIRKLEKSLAY from the coding sequence GTGAACGTCGAGTGGAGCTGGGAGCGCGCCTGGGACTGTCTGCCGGTCCTGTTGGAAGGCTTCAAGATCACCCTGCTCGCCACTGTGCTGGGGTTCTTGATCGCGGCCGTCCTCGGATTGGCGATCGCCGTTGTCCGCCGGACCGGTCCGGCGGTGATCAGCATCCCCATCCGCGCGGCCTGCGAATTCATCAGGCTCACACCGCTGGTGGTGCAGTTGCTGTTCGCCTACTATCTGTTGCCGCAGTTCAGTGCGCTGCAGATCGGCATCGTGGTGCTCGGCATCCACTATTCGACGTACATGGCCGAGGTGTATCGCGCGGGCATCGACTCGGTGCCCAAGGGCCAATGGGAAGCGGCGCACGCGCTGTCGTTGCCCACCGCGCGGACCTGGCGTGCCGTGGTACTGCCGCAGGCGATCCGCAACACCACCCCCGCATTGGGCAACTATGCGATCTCCATGTTCAAGGACACGCCGTTCCTGTTCGCCATCACCGTTGTCGAGATGGTCACCGCGGCACAGCAGTACGGTGCCCGCACCTTCCAGTATCTGGAGCCGATCACCATCGCCGGTGTCATCTTCCTGATTGCCAGCTATCCCACATCCATTCTGATCCGAAAGCTGGAGAAGTCCCTTGCCTACTGA
- the ehuC gene encoding ectoine/hydroxyectoine ABC transporter permease subunit EhuC, which yields MGDNFDAFLDAWPRIQEGILTTVYLTLGGAALAFVLALVLGVAEGARPVVIRGTARVVVEFFRGTSLLVQLFWLFYVLPLFGFELEPMFCGILALGLNYGAYGAEVVRGSLGAIPAPQREAAVALNFSAWQRLHRIIFPQAWVQMIPPLNNLLIQLLKGSALASFILLQDLTYQIEQLRRGTGDTLFSFGIGLILYFCLAYILTLFMNLLEMRAKSRLGVGPTLREVLSLRPERVDENVGVGR from the coding sequence GTGGGTGACAACTTCGATGCCTTCCTGGATGCGTGGCCCCGCATCCAGGAAGGCATTCTCACCACCGTCTACCTGACGCTCGGCGGGGCCGCGCTGGCGTTTGTGCTCGCCCTGGTGCTCGGTGTCGCCGAGGGGGCGCGTCCGGTCGTCATCCGAGGTACCGCGCGGGTCGTCGTGGAATTCTTCCGCGGAACATCGCTGCTGGTGCAACTGTTTTGGTTGTTCTACGTGTTGCCGCTGTTCGGTTTCGAACTCGAACCGATGTTCTGTGGCATCCTCGCGTTGGGTCTGAACTACGGCGCCTACGGCGCGGAGGTGGTGCGCGGCTCACTCGGGGCGATCCCGGCGCCGCAACGTGAAGCTGCTGTGGCACTGAACTTCTCGGCCTGGCAGCGGCTGCACCGGATCATCTTTCCGCAGGCCTGGGTGCAGATGATCCCGCCGTTGAACAATCTGCTGATCCAGCTGCTCAAGGGCAGCGCCCTGGCGAGCTTCATCCTGCTTCAGGACCTGACCTACCAGATCGAACAACTGCGTCGGGGGACCGGCGACACCTTGTTCTCCTTCGGTATCGGCCTGATCCTGTACTTCTGCCTCGCCTACATACTGACGTTGTTCATGAATCTCCTCGAGATGCGTGCCAAGTCCCGTCTCGGGGTGGGGCCGACGTTGCGTGAGGTGCTCAGCCTGCGACCCGAGCGGGTCGACGAGAACGTGGGGGTGGGCCGGTGA
- a CDS encoding ectoine/hydroxyectoine ABC transporter substrate-binding protein EhuB translates to MVKKILHRRSVSTAAAAVLVGATLAACSSTDSGGDSSLLEQLQEEGVVTVGFAGEAPYSFEENGQLTGATVALHREIFGNLGIETVEGVNADFGALIPGLQANRFDVVSAGMSILPDRCEQASFSDPEFNYTTALMVPTGNPMDLTDMQSVAESGARLATMTGAIESDYAESLNIDNMQVATPQDGMDAVTSGRADVFALTGISLNWMKNNNPDAPVDVTPSFVAVIDGVPQVGAGGTVFRTDNQELLEAYNAELEKITSDPEKYLSIVGEFGFTEEELPDPELTTEDLCAGNI, encoded by the coding sequence ATGGTGAAGAAAATTCTGCATCGTCGGTCCGTCAGCACTGCGGCGGCTGCAGTCCTGGTGGGCGCGACTCTGGCGGCGTGTTCGTCGACCGACTCCGGCGGCGATTCCAGCCTCCTGGAGCAGCTCCAGGAGGAGGGCGTGGTGACTGTTGGTTTCGCAGGTGAAGCGCCCTATTCGTTCGAGGAGAACGGGCAGCTGACCGGCGCGACGGTGGCGCTGCACCGGGAGATCTTCGGCAACCTCGGAATCGAGACCGTCGAAGGCGTCAATGCCGACTTCGGCGCGCTCATCCCGGGGCTGCAGGCCAACCGGTTCGATGTGGTCAGCGCGGGCATGTCCATTCTGCCCGACCGCTGCGAGCAGGCCTCGTTCAGCGACCCCGAGTTCAACTACACCACCGCACTGATGGTGCCCACCGGCAACCCGATGGACCTCACCGACATGCAGTCGGTGGCCGAGAGTGGCGCGCGGCTGGCGACGATGACCGGTGCGATCGAGTCCGACTACGCCGAGAGCCTCAACATCGACAACATGCAGGTCGCCACCCCGCAGGACGGCATGGACGCGGTCACCTCCGGCCGGGCCGACGTATTCGCCCTGACGGGCATTTCGCTCAACTGGATGAAGAACAACAACCCTGACGCGCCGGTCGACGTGACGCCGTCGTTCGTCGCGGTCATCGACGGGGTGCCGCAGGTCGGAGCGGGCGGCACCGTATTCCGCACCGACAACCAGGAACTGCTCGAGGCCTACAACGCCGAACTGGAGAAGATCACCTCCGACCCGGAGAAGTACCTGTCCATCGTCGGTGAGTTCGGCTTCACCGAAGAAGAACTGCCCGACCCGGAGCTCACCACCGAGGACCTGTGCGCGGGCAACATCTGA
- a CDS encoding LLM class flavin-dependent oxidoreductase, with protein MTLPVMEPGLDTDVLRTWATEIDRGPFASVCFGERIAFDNPDTLTLLGAVAAWTEQVRLVTTVVVPQLHDPVMLAKALATGDMLCGGRLTVGLGIGGRHEDYRAVGADTGTQTIRGLADRVAIMRRVWAGEKLTDSVLPVGPAPSQHGGPELHVGTTGPKTIRSAAGWADGVAGVTLDLDLDRQAELFDIARRAWADAGRRRPHLATSFWFALGTGDGPREQIHRHLRHYMNWIPTEFVDAMAPTTGWAGTEDELVETLWQFADIGTDEVVLIPTSSDPDQLRRAAAVVADPIGR; from the coding sequence ATGACCTTGCCGGTGATGGAACCGGGACTGGACACGGACGTGTTACGTACCTGGGCCACCGAGATCGATCGTGGTCCCTTCGCGTCGGTGTGTTTCGGTGAGCGCATCGCCTTCGACAACCCGGACACGCTCACCCTGTTGGGCGCGGTGGCCGCCTGGACCGAGCAGGTGCGTCTGGTGACGACGGTGGTGGTGCCGCAGCTACACGACCCGGTGATGCTGGCCAAGGCCCTGGCCACCGGAGACATGCTGTGCGGCGGACGGCTGACCGTCGGCCTCGGGATCGGCGGGCGCCACGAGGACTACCGGGCGGTGGGCGCCGACACCGGCACCCAGACGATCCGCGGTCTGGCCGACCGGGTGGCGATCATGCGGCGAGTCTGGGCGGGCGAGAAGCTCACCGACTCGGTCCTGCCCGTCGGGCCGGCACCGTCGCAGCACGGAGGACCCGAGTTACATGTGGGTACCACCGGCCCCAAGACCATTCGAAGCGCCGCCGGATGGGCCGACGGTGTCGCCGGCGTGACCCTGGACCTGGACCTGGATCGACAGGCCGAACTGTTCGACATCGCGCGTCGCGCGTGGGCCGACGCCGGGCGGCGCCGTCCACATCTGGCGACCTCGTTCTGGTTCGCGCTCGGCACGGGTGACGGTCCACGCGAGCAGATCCACCGACACCTGCGCCACTACATGAACTGGATTCCGACCGAGTTCGTCGACGCCATGGCTCCTACCACAGGTTGGGCCGGCACCGAGGACGAGCTGGTCGAGACGCTTTGGCAATTCGCCGACATCGGCACCGACGAAGTGGTGCTCATCCCGACCAGTTCCGACCCCGATCAACTTCGTCGGGCCGCAGCGGTGGTCGCCGATCCGATTGGCCGCTGA
- a CDS encoding TetR/AcrR family transcriptional regulator, which yields MTKSGRAGAPRRRSRPRNTRNRPTDDQLLDAARAVISEFGVERSTMDMIAERGGTTRVTLYAHFGSRDALVDRLIERELGNFTDWMSAAYAESDDWSYGARARHSVEATFEFARSNPEGLRLLLGHRQEAEDPGRRLYKTLEPRVAARLRQNYAARGAEIDASADTLASLLIGISLDVAYRALIVDRADIDIACEIAVTATLAVLREVSPEQLLALDASLADRDGHPGSAATSSSIHMEN from the coding sequence GTGACGAAGTCCGGGCGAGCGGGCGCACCGCGCCGTCGTTCGCGACCGCGCAACACGCGTAACCGTCCCACCGACGATCAACTGCTCGACGCCGCGCGCGCAGTGATCTCTGAGTTCGGTGTCGAGCGTTCGACGATGGACATGATCGCCGAGCGCGGCGGCACCACCCGGGTCACGCTCTACGCGCACTTCGGGTCGCGCGACGCGCTCGTCGACCGTCTGATCGAGCGGGAGTTGGGCAACTTCACCGACTGGATGTCGGCGGCGTATGCCGAAAGCGACGATTGGTCCTACGGCGCTCGGGCGCGGCACTCGGTCGAGGCGACATTCGAGTTCGCGCGGAGCAATCCGGAGGGCTTGCGGCTGCTGCTCGGTCACCGACAGGAGGCCGAGGACCCCGGCCGTCGGCTGTACAAGACCCTCGAACCACGGGTGGCCGCCCGGTTGCGGCAGAACTATGCCGCCCGGGGGGCTGAGATCGATGCGAGCGCAGACACTCTCGCGTCGCTCCTGATCGGCATCAGCCTCGACGTCGCCTATCGCGCATTGATCGTCGACCGTGCCGACATCGACATCGCCTGTGAGATCGCGGTGACCGCCACGCTGGCGGTGTTGCGTGAGGTCTCGCCCGAGCAGCTACTCGCGTTGGACGCCTCGCTCGCCGACCGGGACGGTCACCCGGGCTCGGCAGCGACGTCGTCGAGCATCCACATGGAGAACTGA
- a CDS encoding ABC transporter ATP-binding protein has protein sequence MTTPTVADGAVADSAAATPVLSFDRVTVGHYGVPAVRDLSLEVRPGEILAMLGPNGAGKTTTLLSAVGALPLMSGQITALGEPIDQRVERNARRGVTLVPDNRGLFHRLSVTDNLRLARRKGGPPVDVVYEYFPKLQTLRGRRCGNLSGGEQQMLALAKALLTRPSVLLIDELSLGLSPVAVQDLLPRLRSIADERNMAVVLVEQHIDLALGIADSAIVMHHGRVALGGSASDLRGSRDKVEAAYFGRLGGEDAPD, from the coding sequence ATGACGACACCGACAGTCGCCGACGGTGCGGTCGCTGACTCTGCCGCCGCCACCCCCGTCCTGTCGTTCGATCGGGTCACCGTCGGCCACTACGGGGTGCCCGCGGTTCGTGACCTGAGCCTCGAGGTCCGGCCCGGCGAGATCCTCGCGATGCTGGGGCCCAACGGGGCCGGCAAGACCACAACGCTGTTGTCGGCGGTGGGTGCGCTCCCACTGATGTCCGGTCAGATCACCGCGCTCGGCGAACCGATTGACCAACGTGTCGAGCGCAACGCGCGGCGCGGGGTGACGCTGGTGCCCGACAACCGGGGCTTGTTCCACCGGCTGTCCGTGACCGACAACCTGCGGTTGGCCCGACGCAAGGGTGGGCCGCCGGTGGATGTGGTCTACGAGTACTTCCCCAAACTGCAGACACTGCGCGGCCGTCGCTGCGGCAACCTGTCCGGCGGTGAGCAGCAGATGCTGGCCTTGGCGAAGGCGCTGTTGACCCGGCCCTCGGTGTTGCTCATCGACGAGTTGAGCCTGGGGCTGTCGCCGGTGGCGGTCCAGGATCTGCTGCCGCGGCTGCGCAGCATCGCCGACGAACGGAACATGGCGGTGGTGCTGGTCGAACAGCACATCGATCTGGCGCTGGGCATCGCCGACTCGGCCATCGTGATGCACCACGGCAGGGTTGCGCTCGGGGGCTCGGCCAGTGACCTGCGCGGTAGCCGCGATAAGGTCGAGGCCGCTTATTTCGGTCGGTTGGGTGGCGAGGACGCTCCCGACTGA
- a CDS encoding ABC transporter ATP-binding protein — translation MPEHATTAVAPEAEPLLRTRGLSVHYGGVTANADIDLTVGAGEIVGLIGPNGAGKTTFVDAVTGFARSSGEVILSGRRIDRSGPHRRRRAGMARTWQAGELFSDLTVAQNLAVAVQPVGLRAMVADVINGSRPPAGVVEKALDVVGLTDVADRRPDELTLGQQKLVGVARALVGDTGLVLLDEPAAGLDTHESREFGGELRRIAATGVGILLIDHDMSLVLDVCDRLYVLDFGRVIAAGSPAEVTRDPAVVAAYLGSAEVEAEPDTPTDGQASGESTATESTATESTTTESTATESTATEETR, via the coding sequence ATGCCTGAACATGCCACAACTGCGGTTGCGCCCGAAGCCGAACCGCTGCTGCGCACCCGCGGACTGTCGGTCCACTACGGCGGCGTGACGGCCAACGCCGACATCGACCTCACCGTCGGGGCGGGGGAGATCGTCGGGCTGATCGGCCCCAACGGCGCCGGCAAGACGACCTTCGTCGACGCGGTCACCGGATTCGCCCGGTCCAGCGGTGAGGTGATCCTCTCCGGCCGGCGTATCGACCGCTCCGGTCCCCATCGTCGGCGTCGAGCGGGCATGGCCCGCACCTGGCAGGCCGGTGAGCTGTTCTCCGACCTGACCGTCGCCCAGAATCTGGCGGTCGCGGTGCAACCCGTCGGACTGCGCGCGATGGTCGCTGATGTGATCAACGGTTCCCGTCCGCCCGCCGGGGTGGTCGAGAAGGCTCTCGACGTCGTCGGTCTGACCGACGTCGCCGATCGGCGACCCGACGAGCTGACCCTGGGACAGCAGAAGCTGGTGGGTGTCGCACGTGCGCTCGTCGGTGACACCGGGCTGGTTCTTCTCGACGAGCCGGCGGCCGGTCTCGACACCCACGAGAGTCGTGAGTTCGGTGGTGAGCTGCGCCGGATCGCCGCCACGGGGGTGGGCATCCTGCTCATCGACCACGACATGTCCCTGGTGCTCGACGTCTGTGACCGGCTCTATGTCCTCGATTTCGGGCGCGTGATCGCGGCCGGCTCCCCTGCGGAGGTCACGCGCGACCCGGCCGTGGTCGCTGCCTACCTCGGCAGCGCTGAGGTCGAGGCCGAGCCGGACACCCCCACTGACGGGCAGGCATCCGGCGAATCGACCGCCACAGAATCGACCGCCACAGAATCGACCACGACGGAGTCGACCGCCACAGAATCGACCGCCACAGAGGAGACACGATGA